A portion of the Catalinimonas alkaloidigena genome contains these proteins:
- a CDS encoding VCBS repeat-containing protein, with protein sequence MMKRCFWGSWVALAGSLAGCSSPSAPHEEKTDPLFVEQAPKATGVTFANRVVQEGDNNVLSYPYFFNGGGVAVGDLNNDGLPDLYFTGNQVPNRLYLNKGNFEFEDITERAGVVVPEGWKTGVTLADVNGDGWLDLYVCRSAVGDPTLRRNLLFINNQDLTFTERAADFGLADEGYSTHAAFFDYDHDGDLDLFVLNHSLPKYAGFSKLMATYKQETNPRFASQLYRNDGGAFTNVTEAAGITGNVLSFGLGLAVADLNDDGWQDVYVSNDFNEEDYLFLNQQNGTFRNVLRDAMGHTSLFSMGSDVADINNDGRPDLLTLDMLPETNERIKLSSGDDNFDKYRQLLRADFHPQTMRNMLQLNQGVQPSGVPLFAEVGQLAGISNTDWSWAALFADFDGDGWKDLFISNGYDKDYTNMQFLKYMVDERVKAQRTGQQPTMQQILDSIPSIQVGNYLFRNTGPELGFAKVSQEWGIDRAFKSNGAAYADLDEDGDLDLIINTLNEPAVLYRNQAVEQQRARFLRIDLREKNEGQPLVGTKVWVHQGERTQFQEFSPVRGYQSCMDVPLSFGLGADSTVDSVRVVYPDARMQVFRPVDPQRLLAPDYQEATQRYTPPVPTFPLFTTETLGGWTHTPVDTNDFKRQLLLPYQFSYSGPRLAVGDIDGDGRNDFYACGAKDQPGALWQQQANGSFQHLSIPAWEADRASQDEDALFFDADGDGDLDLYVVSGGYGFAPGDPALHDRLYLNDGSGQFTKASDALPTETDAGSCVATLDLNGDGALDLFVGNRFVPGQYPIPAASQFLLNDGRGHFTATAKDLGMVCDAQPADVNGDGKPDLIVVGEWTPIRIFLSQGDQVSEQPQELPETQGWWNCVLAEDFDQDGDIDLIVGNYGQNAQFQASSERPVTLTYADFDDNGQVDPFLNYFVGEQTYPFASRDEALGQINGLKKKYLNYTSYANTTLPKMFSEQELAGATTLEANELRTLYFENQGGQFIKRALPVELQFSPVFALLAFDYDQDGDLDLLAGGNITQARVRVGPTDANHVQLFQNQDGAFTYQGTLGLTGDVRDVQALDAERVLIGVNGGPLRVAKVLRQESL encoded by the coding sequence CGACCGGCGTCACGTTCGCGAACCGGGTGGTGCAGGAAGGGGACAACAACGTGCTCAGCTACCCCTACTTTTTTAACGGTGGTGGGGTTGCCGTCGGCGATCTGAATAACGACGGACTACCCGACCTTTATTTCACCGGTAATCAGGTCCCGAACCGCCTGTACCTCAACAAGGGTAATTTTGAATTTGAAGACATTACCGAGCGGGCGGGCGTGGTCGTGCCCGAGGGCTGGAAGACGGGCGTTACGCTGGCCGATGTGAACGGCGACGGCTGGCTCGATCTGTACGTGTGTCGGTCGGCGGTGGGCGATCCGACGCTGCGCCGCAACCTGCTGTTTATTAATAATCAAGACCTTACCTTCACCGAACGCGCCGCCGACTTCGGTCTGGCCGACGAAGGCTATTCGACGCACGCGGCCTTTTTCGATTACGACCACGACGGCGACCTGGACCTGTTCGTGCTGAACCACTCGCTGCCCAAGTACGCGGGCTTCAGCAAACTGATGGCGACCTACAAACAGGAAACCAATCCGCGCTTTGCCAGTCAACTGTACCGGAACGACGGCGGAGCGTTTACGAACGTGACGGAAGCGGCGGGCATCACCGGCAACGTCCTGAGCTTTGGGCTGGGCCTGGCGGTGGCGGACCTGAACGACGACGGCTGGCAGGACGTGTACGTCTCGAACGATTTCAACGAGGAAGATTACCTGTTTCTGAACCAGCAGAACGGCACCTTTCGGAACGTGCTGCGCGACGCGATGGGCCACACCTCCCTCTTTTCGATGGGTTCCGATGTCGCCGATATCAACAACGACGGGCGACCCGATCTGCTGACGCTCGACATGCTGCCGGAAACCAACGAGCGCATCAAACTTTCGTCAGGCGACGATAACTTCGACAAGTACCGCCAGCTTCTGCGCGCCGACTTCCATCCGCAGACGATGCGCAACATGCTGCAACTGAATCAGGGTGTGCAGCCGTCGGGCGTGCCGCTGTTTGCGGAAGTAGGGCAACTGGCTGGTATCTCGAACACCGACTGGAGCTGGGCCGCGCTGTTCGCCGACTTCGACGGTGACGGCTGGAAAGACCTGTTCATCTCGAATGGCTACGACAAGGACTACACCAACATGCAGTTCCTCAAGTACATGGTCGACGAGCGCGTGAAGGCGCAACGCACCGGACAGCAGCCCACCATGCAGCAGATTCTCGACAGCATTCCGTCCATTCAGGTGGGCAATTACCTGTTTCGGAACACAGGCCCGGAGCTGGGCTTCGCCAAAGTCTCGCAGGAATGGGGCATCGACCGCGCGTTCAAATCGAACGGTGCCGCCTACGCCGACCTGGATGAAGATGGCGACCTGGATCTGATCATCAACACGCTCAACGAGCCGGCCGTCCTGTACCGGAACCAGGCTGTGGAGCAGCAACGTGCTCGGTTCCTGCGCATCGACCTCCGCGAAAAAAATGAGGGCCAGCCACTCGTCGGCACGAAGGTGTGGGTCCATCAGGGAGAACGGACACAATTTCAGGAGTTTTCGCCGGTGCGGGGTTACCAGTCCTGCATGGACGTACCGTTGAGCTTCGGCCTCGGTGCGGACTCAACCGTCGATTCCGTGCGCGTAGTCTATCCCGACGCCCGAATGCAGGTGTTCCGGCCGGTTGATCCGCAGCGATTGCTCGCCCCCGATTACCAGGAAGCGACCCAGCGCTACACGCCTCCGGTCCCGACCTTTCCCCTTTTCACGACCGAAACGCTTGGGGGCTGGACCCACACGCCGGTCGACACCAACGATTTCAAACGGCAGTTGCTGCTACCCTATCAGTTTTCCTATTCGGGTCCCCGGCTGGCGGTCGGTGACATCGACGGCGACGGTCGCAACGATTTTTACGCCTGCGGGGCGAAAGACCAACCCGGTGCGCTGTGGCAACAGCAGGCGAACGGCAGCTTCCAGCATCTGTCAATTCCGGCATGGGAAGCCGACCGCGCCAGTCAGGACGAAGACGCCCTCTTTTTCGACGCCGATGGCGATGGCGACCTCGATTTGTACGTGGTGAGTGGCGGCTACGGCTTTGCGCCGGGCGATCCGGCGCTGCACGATCGCCTCTACCTGAACGACGGGAGCGGACAGTTCACAAAAGCTTCTGACGCGCTACCCACCGAAACCGATGCGGGCTCGTGTGTCGCTACGCTCGACCTGAACGGTGACGGCGCGCTCGACTTGTTCGTCGGGAATCGGTTTGTGCCGGGACAGTACCCAATTCCGGCAGCCAGCCAGTTTCTGCTAAACGACGGGCGGGGCCATTTCACGGCCACCGCGAAAGACCTCGGCATGGTGTGCGACGCCCAACCGGCCGATGTGAACGGCGACGGAAAACCGGACCTGATCGTGGTGGGGGAATGGACACCGATCCGCATCTTTCTAAGTCAAGGCGATCAAGTGTCGGAGCAACCGCAGGAGCTTCCGGAAACGCAAGGCTGGTGGAACTGCGTTCTCGCCGAGGACTTTGATCAGGACGGCGACATAGACCTGATCGTCGGGAATTATGGGCAGAACGCGCAGTTTCAGGCGTCGTCGGAACGGCCGGTGACGCTCACCTACGCCGACTTCGACGACAACGGGCAGGTCGATCCGTTTTTGAACTACTTCGTGGGTGAGCAAACCTATCCGTTTGCCAGTCGCGACGAAGCACTGGGACAAATCAACGGTCTGAAAAAGAAATACCTCAATTATACGTCGTACGCGAACACGACACTACCCAAAATGTTTTCGGAGCAAGAACTGGCCGGTGCCACTACGCTGGAGGCAAATGAACTCCGTACGCTTTACTTCGAAAACCAGGGTGGACAATTCATCAAGCGCGCCCTGCCGGTGGAATTGCAGTTCTCTCCCGTTTTCGCCTTACTCGCTTTCGATTACGATCAGGATGGCGACCTCGACCTACTGGCGGGGGGCAACATCACCCAGGCGCGGGTACGGGTCGGTCCGACAGACGCGAACCACGTACAATTGTTTCAGAATCAGGACGGAGCATTTACCTACCAAGGAACGTTAGGCCTCACCGGCGACGTCCGCGACGTGCAGGCGCTTGATGCGGAACGCGTGCTGATCGGTGTGAACGGCGGGCCGCTGCGCGTAGCAAAGGTGCTCCGGCAAGAGTCGCTATAA
- a CDS encoding SDR family oxidoreductase has product MDFTNKVALITGGGSGLGEAAARMLAARGAKVGILGRTKEELQEVADDVGDDKIMVLTADISDEKSVKAAVKQLTDRWGRLDFVAAVAGVNGTWAPIEDLTVEEFEKTIGINLTGTFITLKSAFPYLKKQGGAGVVVASVNGTRMFSNTGATAYATSKAGQVAMTKMLALEWAKHRVRLNVICPGWIESEIDDNTKKKNLEAAKEPMEFPAGEVPLTDGQPGKADQVAELISFLLSDASSHITGTEMWIDGAESLLRG; this is encoded by the coding sequence ATGGATTTTACCAACAAAGTTGCCCTGATCACGGGCGGAGGCTCAGGACTGGGCGAAGCAGCCGCGCGGATGCTAGCAGCGCGTGGTGCTAAGGTGGGCATTTTGGGCCGCACGAAAGAAGAACTGCAAGAGGTTGCCGACGACGTAGGCGACGACAAAATCATGGTACTGACGGCCGACATTTCGGACGAGAAGTCGGTGAAGGCCGCGGTCAAACAACTGACCGATCGCTGGGGTCGGCTCGACTTCGTGGCGGCCGTGGCGGGCGTCAATGGAACGTGGGCACCCATCGAAGACCTGACGGTGGAAGAGTTTGAGAAAACCATCGGGATTAACCTGACCGGCACATTCATTACGCTCAAATCTGCGTTTCCCTACCTGAAAAAACAGGGCGGTGCGGGTGTGGTGGTCGCCTCGGTCAACGGCACGCGGATGTTCAGCAATACCGGTGCGACGGCCTACGCGACGTCCAAAGCCGGACAGGTCGCCATGACCAAAATGCTGGCGCTGGAATGGGCCAAACACCGCGTGCGCCTCAATGTAATCTGCCCTGGCTGGATCGAAAGCGAGATCGACGACAACACGAAGAAGAAAAACCTGGAAGCAGCCAAGGAACCGATGGAATTTCCGGCGGGTGAAGTGCCGCTGACCGACGGCCAGCCAGGCAAAGCCGATCAGGTCGCCGAACTGATCTCGTTCCTGTTGTCCGACGCCAGCAGCCACATCACCGGCACCGAAATGTGGATCGACGGCGCGGAATCGTTGCTGCGGGGGTGA
- a CDS encoding T9SS type A sorting domain-containing protein — translation MKIQVLQWAAALMISCYTLPTLAQDQTTAPGSRKEARQQVMTYVKENVVPVMSAQRTKLDAQLAKADKTKLESLKADLKEIRDARKSLRGDAREKGQKRPELTEEQQAAFRDLHYRQQIAMGQVAQLAQKYDNQIQTLFDEVAGQREQWHADLKAFREANRPERAHPEGQSGDRKRAGRAHGSRGDRAHAGPGMHLWQPASFLLWDPREPMSERGLGMSAPEAGQESRLYPNPTSGAARIAYSVEKAGTVKIEVLDRQGRVVQTLQNEAQTAGAYEKEVDLSALKGNAYFYRITTPDGVQTKKFVRQ, via the coding sequence ATGAAAATTCAAGTGCTTCAATGGGCCGCGGCCCTGATGATCTCCTGCTACACGCTACCCACCCTGGCGCAGGACCAAACGACCGCCCCGGGCAGTCGCAAAGAGGCCCGCCAACAGGTGATGACCTACGTTAAAGAGAACGTCGTTCCGGTGATGAGCGCGCAGCGTACCAAGCTCGATGCCCAACTGGCCAAGGCCGATAAAACCAAGCTGGAAAGCCTGAAGGCAGACCTGAAGGAAATCCGCGATGCACGGAAAAGCCTGCGGGGCGATGCGCGCGAAAAAGGACAAAAGCGACCGGAATTGACGGAAGAACAGCAGGCCGCCTTCCGGGACCTGCACTACCGCCAGCAGATTGCCATGGGCCAAGTGGCGCAACTGGCACAGAAATACGACAACCAGATTCAGACGTTGTTCGATGAAGTGGCCGGTCAGCGCGAACAGTGGCACGCCGACCTGAAAGCTTTCCGCGAAGCAAACCGACCGGAGCGTGCGCACCCCGAAGGACAGTCGGGCGACAGAAAGCGAGCTGGTCGCGCACACGGTTCGCGTGGCGATCGGGCGCACGCCGGGCCGGGCATGCACCTGTGGCAACCAGCGTCGTTTTTGCTCTGGGACCCCCGTGAACCGATGTCGGAACGGGGCTTGGGCATGAGCGCGCCGGAGGCAGGGCAGGAGTCGCGTCTCTATCCAAATCCGACCAGCGGGGCGGCACGCATCGCCTACTCGGTCGAGAAAGCCGGTACGGTGAAAATCGAGGTGCTGGACCGCCAGGGCCGCGTGGTGCAAACGTTGCAGAACGAAGCGCAAACGGCCGGCGCGTACGAAAAAGAGGTGGACCTGAGCGCCCTGAAAGGCAACGCGTACTTCTACCGCATCACCACGCCCGACGGCGTGCAGACCAAAAAGTTTGTGCGACAGTAA
- a CDS encoding YccF domain-containing protein, translated as MSAIGNVLWIILGGGIFLFLEYLIGGVLLCLTIVGIPFGLQVFRLALVALVPFGKDVVVRESASGCLSVTMNVLWLVFGGFWIAITHLIFAVICAITIIGLPFAKQHMKLAAFSLTPFGRDVR; from the coding sequence ATGAGCGCAATCGGTAATGTTCTGTGGATCATCCTGGGCGGTGGCATTTTTCTGTTTTTGGAATACCTGATCGGCGGGGTGCTGCTGTGCCTGACCATCGTCGGCATTCCCTTCGGCTTGCAGGTGTTCCGGTTGGCGCTAGTGGCGTTGGTGCCGTTCGGGAAAGACGTGGTCGTGCGGGAAAGCGCCTCCGGCTGTCTGTCCGTGACGATGAACGTACTGTGGCTCGTCTTCGGTGGCTTCTGGATCGCCATCACGCACCTCATCTTCGCGGTCATCTGCGCCATCACCATCATCGGACTTCCTTTCGCCAAGCAGCACATGAAACTGGCGGCTTTCAGCCTGACGCCGTTCGGGCGCGACGTGCGGTAG
- a CDS encoding NAD-dependent epimerase/dehydratase family protein produces MHVLITGGAGYVGTELVNRLTQNPDVQEITIYDNLSRKNYNLFMSAQWPDRRIRFVLGDLLDSRKLKEWVKKADVIYHLAAKVTTPFSNDDPHIFEQVNHWGTAELSYLLEELPPRRIIYLSSTSIYGASEALADRNTPPQPRTYYGISKWNGEKMLGRLADQHHLLILRGGNVYGYSRTMRFDAVINKFMFEAQFNRRISINGSGEQKRSFIHIDQLCEALAKLLTTDLASGTYDLTHKNLSVLEILDTLRQIYPDLETLFIQQNMAPRSLSVLPDERLEPLQLFPETDLSTELAEFRNKFAFNPL; encoded by the coding sequence ATGCATGTACTCATTACGGGCGGCGCTGGCTACGTGGGCACCGAGTTGGTGAACCGGCTGACGCAAAACCCCGACGTTCAGGAAATCACGATTTACGATAACCTCAGCCGCAAAAACTACAACCTGTTTATGTCGGCGCAATGGCCCGACCGACGCATCCGCTTTGTGCTGGGCGATCTGCTCGACAGCCGGAAGCTGAAAGAATGGGTAAAGAAGGCCGACGTGATCTACCATCTGGCCGCCAAGGTGACCACCCCGTTTTCGAACGACGACCCGCACATTTTTGAACAGGTGAACCACTGGGGTACGGCCGAACTGAGCTATCTGCTGGAAGAGTTGCCGCCCCGCCGCATCATCTACCTGAGTTCTACCTCGATCTACGGGGCTTCCGAAGCTCTGGCCGACCGCAACACGCCGCCGCAGCCGCGCACGTATTATGGCATTTCGAAGTGGAACGGCGAGAAAATGCTGGGCCGCCTTGCCGACCAGCACCACCTGCTCATCCTCCGCGGGGGCAACGTGTACGGGTACAGCCGCACGATGCGGTTCGATGCCGTCATCAACAAATTTATGTTCGAGGCGCAGTTCAACCGGCGCATCAGCATCAACGGCAGCGGGGAGCAGAAGCGTTCGTTCATCCACATCGACCAGTTGTGCGAAGCGCTTGCCAAGCTGCTCACCACCGACTTGGCCTCGGGCACGTACGACCTGACGCACAAGAACTTATCGGTTCTGGAGATTCTCGATACCCTGCGGCAGATCTATCCCGACCTGGAAACGTTGTTCATCCAACAGAACATGGCGCCCCGGAGCCTGAGCGTGTTGCCCGACGAGCGGCTGGAACCGTTGCAACTGTTCCCGGAAACTGATCTGTCGACCGAATTGGCCGAGTTTCGTAACAAATTTGCCTTTAACCCGCTATAA
- a CDS encoding zinc-dependent peptidase → MALRILLFALLVAVVLLLFYFRLTRYARWKRRVLAEPFPEQWREILQKRVSFYRKLSDEEKARFEKRVQLFLARTNVIGLKMEINDTVRVLVAASAIIPVFGFDEWEYDNLAEVLVVPGSIQPENEGEDYGVGTVLGQARQFQNQYYVKISKPVLEAGFKSDDQKNVGIHEFAHLIDQADGDVDGVPESLLPPELLRSWSKLMHKAMAEIKRNRSDIDAYGATSEQEFFAVVTEYFFEKPQQLAEHHPELYQLLTKVFHQNPKQRFSRKVGGMLGHRR, encoded by the coding sequence ATGGCGTTGCGCATCTTACTTTTTGCCCTGCTGGTGGCAGTGGTCCTCTTGTTGTTTTACTTCCGGCTTACCCGCTACGCGCGGTGGAAGCGCCGGGTGCTGGCCGAGCCGTTTCCCGAACAATGGCGCGAGATTCTGCAAAAGCGGGTGAGCTTTTACCGGAAGCTTTCGGACGAAGAAAAGGCACGGTTCGAAAAGCGCGTGCAGCTTTTTCTGGCCCGCACGAACGTGATCGGCCTAAAGATGGAAATCAACGACACCGTTCGCGTGCTGGTCGCCGCCAGCGCCATCATTCCGGTGTTTGGTTTCGACGAATGGGAGTACGACAACCTGGCCGAAGTGCTGGTGGTGCCCGGCTCCATTCAGCCGGAAAACGAGGGGGAAGACTATGGTGTGGGAACCGTGCTGGGGCAGGCACGGCAGTTTCAGAATCAATACTACGTCAAAATTTCGAAGCCAGTGCTGGAAGCGGGATTCAAGAGCGACGACCAGAAAAACGTGGGCATCCACGAGTTTGCGCACCTGATCGACCAGGCCGACGGCGATGTGGACGGCGTACCCGAATCGCTGCTACCGCCCGAATTGCTGCGCTCCTGGAGCAAACTGATGCACAAAGCCATGGCCGAAATCAAACGCAACCGCTCGGACATCGACGCGTATGGCGCAACGAGCGAACAGGAATTTTTCGCGGTCGTGACCGAATACTTCTTTGAAAAACCGCAGCAGCTGGCCGAACATCATCCGGAGCTGTATCAACTGCTGACGAAGGTGTTTCACCAGAATCCGAAGCAGCGCTTTTCCCGGAAGGTAGGCGGCATGCTCGGCCACCGACGCTAA
- a CDS encoding phosphoadenylyl-sulfate reductase, whose product MTSFETLVRDIRHDIADYRLRGLKVFATSSFQTNSVPLLHILSQMEPKVPIFFLNTGYHFPETLQFRDTLMERLDLQLITLQSPVPKAYQKGQGNQLLYTFDPEHCCHLNKVQPLEPILASHDVWISGVRGDQSRVRAKMHKEETTPDGVLRYHPMLGWTAKMVYDYIREFDLPKHPLEPEGYISIGCEPCTRKFTLPPDGADDRGGRWFGLQKSECGLHTELIKK is encoded by the coding sequence ATGACCTCGTTCGAAACCCTTGTCCGCGACATCCGGCACGACATTGCCGACTACCGTCTGCGAGGTCTGAAAGTGTTTGCCACCTCCTCTTTCCAGACCAATAGTGTTCCATTGCTGCACATCCTCAGCCAAATGGAACCCAAGGTGCCGATCTTTTTTCTGAATACCGGCTACCATTTTCCGGAGACGCTTCAGTTCCGAGATACGCTCATGGAGCGACTTGACCTACAACTCATTACGTTGCAATCGCCCGTACCCAAGGCTTACCAGAAAGGCCAGGGCAACCAGTTGCTCTATACCTTCGATCCCGAACACTGCTGCCACCTGAATAAGGTCCAGCCGCTGGAGCCGATTCTGGCGTCGCACGATGTGTGGATCAGCGGCGTGCGCGGCGACCAGAGCCGGGTGCGTGCCAAGATGCACAAGGAAGAAACCACTCCCGACGGCGTGCTGCGCTACCACCCGATGCTGGGCTGGACGGCCAAGATGGTCTACGACTACATCCGGGAGTTCGACCTGCCCAAGCACCCGCTGGAGCCGGAGGGCTACATCAGCATTGGCTGCGAACCGTGTACCCGCAAGTTTACGCTGCCCCCCGACGGAGCCGACGACCGGGGCGGACGGTGGTTCGGGCTGCAAAAGAGCGAGTGCGGCCTCCATACCGAATTGATTAAAAAATAA
- a CDS encoding methyltransferase RsmF C-terminal domain-like protein, translating into MNLPAAFRERMEQQLGAAFPTFLDSLQQSPPVSLRLNPAKWSAPASPERVPWAAQGFYLPERPVFTLDPLWHAGAYYVQEASSMFLEQVLRQSVSGDQPLKVLDLCGAPGGKSTHLASLLPEGSLLVANEVIRGRARILAENLTKWGGGHHVVTQNDPRDFQELPGFFDVVVIDAPCSGEGLFRRDADAMQEWSEANVHLCADRQKRILADVWPTLRPGGTLIYSTCTWSPDENEANVAWLAEQVDLDPVSVAIDPAWGMEEIPIGPFTGYRFYPHHTRGEGLFMIAVRKAGYAVRSAVAGRSRTSRHKKSNFLTVGKKEQAALSTWLHAPEAWTLTQEGEQVHALPTAHLADLERLQEHLRWVTGGIALAEIKGKHLNPMPGLALSTHLQTNVFPHVELDHATALRYLHRDEVTVPDAPRGWVRVTFRGVGLGWLKNLGNRTNNYFPKEWRILMSVDDPDAFFTLPV; encoded by the coding sequence ATGAATCTTCCCGCCGCGTTCCGGGAGCGCATGGAACAGCAGCTGGGTGCTGCGTTTCCCACGTTTCTGGACAGCCTTCAGCAATCTCCTCCCGTCAGCCTGCGCCTCAATCCTGCCAAGTGGTCCGCCCCCGCTTCACCGGAACGCGTCCCGTGGGCTGCCCAGGGCTTTTACCTGCCGGAGCGACCCGTCTTCACGCTCGATCCGCTGTGGCACGCAGGCGCTTACTACGTGCAGGAGGCCAGTTCGATGTTTCTGGAGCAGGTCTTACGGCAATCGGTTTCGGGAGATCAACCGCTTAAAGTATTGGATTTGTGCGGCGCACCGGGCGGAAAATCCACGCATCTGGCCAGCCTGTTGCCCGAAGGGAGTCTGCTGGTGGCCAACGAGGTGATTCGCGGCCGAGCACGCATTCTGGCCGAAAACCTGACCAAGTGGGGAGGAGGTCACCACGTGGTCACGCAAAACGATCCTCGTGATTTTCAGGAACTACCGGGCTTTTTCGACGTGGTGGTGATCGACGCACCTTGCTCGGGCGAAGGCTTGTTCCGACGCGATGCCGACGCCATGCAGGAATGGTCGGAGGCGAATGTGCACTTGTGTGCGGATCGCCAAAAACGCATTCTGGCCGACGTCTGGCCGACGCTCCGCCCCGGGGGCACGCTCATTTACAGCACCTGCACCTGGAGTCCCGACGAAAACGAAGCCAACGTGGCCTGGCTGGCCGAACAGGTCGACCTCGATCCGGTATCCGTAGCGATCGATCCGGCCTGGGGTATGGAGGAAATCCCCATCGGACCGTTTACCGGCTACCGGTTTTATCCGCATCATACCCGGGGCGAAGGGCTGTTTATGATCGCCGTGCGGAAAGCGGGCTACGCCGTCAGATCGGCGGTGGCGGGGCGCAGCCGCACGTCCCGTCACAAAAAGAGTAACTTCCTGACTGTAGGCAAAAAGGAACAAGCTGCACTTTCGACCTGGTTGCACGCACCGGAAGCCTGGACGTTGACGCAGGAAGGCGAACAGGTCCACGCCCTGCCAACGGCGCACCTGGCCGACCTGGAGCGCCTCCAGGAACACCTGCGGTGGGTGACCGGGGGCATCGCCCTGGCGGAGATCAAGGGCAAGCACTTGAATCCGATGCCCGGGCTGGCGCTATCTACCCACTTGCAGACCAACGTGTTTCCGCACGTTGAACTCGATCATGCCACGGCGCTGCGGTACCTGCACCGCGACGAAGTAACCGTGCCCGACGCACCGCGTGGTTGGGTGCGGGTCACCTTTCGCGGCGTAGGGCTGGGCTGGCTGAAGAATCTGGGCAATCGCACGAACAATTACTTTCCGAAAGAATGGCGTATCCTGATGTCGGTCGACGATCCGGACGCTTTTTTTACCCTTCCCGTGTGA